From Tiliqua scincoides isolate rTilSci1 chromosome 2, rTilSci1.hap2, whole genome shotgun sequence, the proteins below share one genomic window:
- the LOC136641559 gene encoding zinc finger protein RFP-like — protein sequence MATGGTDRELCDETICSFCLESCRDAVILDCGHCFCQVCFAQANRDISCPHCGENVQQLAKVKESAKEHQESNRTKEKRKVCEKHQEPLKLFCKDDQISICLVCDKAKEHKNHTIIPGEEAAQEYKELIKAQLQPLEKKRQIVVDRKLAEELRSQECLTQLEEEIRKLKLAFVQMHQLLETTERFRLAQLGDLRHMIEKQQQGNAAKLSEKISHYTNLITERKEKCQQPACEFLEDIKNTLNRYEKEQVEHDVVDLFLGLKDILTIYSEKNSVLEKSMENFKESLEALEPTLYKVDVTLDPDTAHPRLILSQDLKNVRKGDLEQELPVISKRFDVRPCVLGREKFTSGKHWWEVEVEVEDEDHESGKEAMWALGVAGESLRRKGKFSFRLNPNERIWAVGMISGEVVAFTSPERTPVPLRHKIRKIRICLDYEKGLVEFFDADTGDWIFTFSPATFAGEKIYPYFWVGYRSRLKC from the exons ATGGCAACTGGGGGAACTGACAGGGAGCTCTGTGATGAAACTATTTGTTCCTTCTGCCTGGAAAGCTGCAGAGATGCAGTGATTTTAGACTGTGGACATTGTTTCTGCCAAGTGTGTTTTGCGCAAGCCAACAGAGACATTTCCTGTCCTCACTGCGGAGAGAATGTTCAGCAACTAGCAAAGGTGAAAGAAAGCGCAAAGGAACATCAGGAGAGCAACAGAACCAAAGAAAAGAGGAAAGTCTGTGAGAAGCACCAGGAGCCCCTGAAGCTCTTCTGCAAAGATGACCAGATCTCCATCTGTTTGGTGTGCGACAAGGCCAAAGAGCACAAGAACCATACTATCATTCCCGGGGAGGAAGCCGCCCAGGAGTACAAG GAACTGATCAAGGCCCAGCTGCAGCCTCTGGAGAAAAAGAGACAAATTGTTGTAGATCGAAAACTTGCTGAAGAGTTGAGAAGCCAGGAATGCTTG ACCCAGTTAGAAGAGGAGATCCGGAAGCTCAAGCTGGCCTTTGTGCAAATGCACCAGTTGCTGGAAACAACAGAACGCTTCAGGCTGGCCCAGCTGGGAGATCTGAGGCATATGattgagaagcagcagcaaggcaaTGCTGCCAAACTGTCTGAGAAGATTTCTCATTATACTAACCTGATCACAGAGAGGAAAGAGAAGTGCCAGCAGCCAGCCTGTGAATTCCTGGAG GACATTAAAAACACCTTGAACAG GTATGAGAAGGAGCAAGTGGAGCACGATGTCGTAGATCTTTTTCTTGGGTTGAAAGACATCCTCACCATTTACTCTGAGAAAAATTCTGTTCTAGAAAAGTCTATGGAGAACTTTAAAG AGTCCTTGGAAGCTCTGGAACCAACACTATACAAAG TGGAtgtgactctggatccagacacaGCCCATCCACGTCTCATTCTGTCTCAGGATCTGAAGAACGTAAGGAAGGGAGACCTGGAGCAGGAGCTGCCTGTCATCTCAAAGAGATTTGATGTTAGGCCCTGTGTTCTTGGCCGTGAAAAATTCACATCAGGAAAGCATTGGTGGGAGGtagaggtggaggtggaggatgAGGACCATGAAAGTGGGAAAGAGGCCATGTGGGCTTTGGGTGTCGCAGGAGAATccctcaggagaaagggaaaatTCAGCTTTCGACTGAATCCTAACGAGAGGATCTGGGCTGTGGGAATGATATCGGGTGAAGTTGTGGCTTTTACTTCCCCTGAGCGGACCCCTGTGCCTTTGAGACACAAGATCAGGAAGATCCGGATATGTCTGGACTACGAAAAGGGCCTTGTGGAATTTTTTGATGCCGATACAGGTGACTGGATCTTCACTTTCTCTCCAGCCACATTTGCGGGAGAGAAGATCTATCCCTATTTCTGGGTAGGGTATAGATCCAGACTGAAGTGCTGA